The Drosophila sulfurigaster albostrigata strain 15112-1811.04 chromosome 3, ASM2355843v2, whole genome shotgun sequence genomic sequence CTATCCACCCACCCACACCCACCACCCCTTGCCCACCCACAGTTAACATGCCGGCTCGCTTGCACACACATAGCAGTTGCGCCTTGCGACCAAGTGAAGCCAAGTAAacagaaaagtaaaaaaaagaggaagaaaaaGCAACCAGCAAGCAATGAGATTAATAAAGTCAACCACTTGGCAGCACTGGTCACCGCATCTCGCCATGTAGTTTGCCAACACTGACTCTCTTCTCATGCGATCGCGACAGTCGATAGGGCAGCATCATTAAGATAACAGCGGCGCACTTGACgcattgttatcgataaagcGTCAAGTCGATACTTTACAAAGCTGTCGAGCtgtgaagagagagaggagcacaaacggacacacacaaacactcaacGGAAATGGAAGAGAGCGGTTGCAAAAACTAAatcttgctgctgctctctctcgcGCTGGCTCGCTcttgaaatcgaaatcgttTAATGGATCGCTGTTGGCGCTGTTTTGCGACTGCAAttcgctttggcttttgttttagttgtcAACACACAATGTTTGGTGCAGAGCTTAGGCTTAGGctaaacacatacacatacaaatggatatgtgcataaatatgtatgtatgtatggatgTGTACATAAGTGCTGCATGCAACTATTGAAGCATGAACAtgcaatttatatgtatgtgtgtttgtgtgtgtatgctatACATACATGTGCAACAACTatgaaatacaacaacaagcactCAGCGACTGTACTTTTGATATAAAATCCACTTCGCCACACATAGAAATGCCACCACACTCATACATAGGCGCCTAtgtacgtgtatgtatgtgtgtgtgtattcgcCCCCCTCACCCACTTGCCTAACTCTCTGTTTAGTTTTAGTTGCGCTTTAAACTGCATTTGCTGCttgcttttgttgtagttgtaagTCTCTGATACATAGAGTTCCACTtcgtctatgtgtgtgtgtgtgtgtgtgtgtgtgtgtttgtcagagtatataaatagttttctATGTGTGTCTGTTATTTTAGCAATTCGTTTGCCAACGAAATAgcaaacaattgcaatatGGCAAAAGTGCATAGTGGAGATTTTTGGACATGATTCGACATTCCAAATTTTCggctaaaaatattatactacatacatatgtagttcTTAACGGCAAACAAAGTAAGAATAATAAGTTTTTATTGGGATTTTGcacaaaactatttttatgttaGTAACTGCCTtagtactataaataaatgtagtgATTAATTATAGCTGTTTTTCCCTGAGTTTATAATATTCTAAGCAAtgataatttttatttgctttgtgttttttttataatttgctcTGGGAAATTGATAAGCTTATCTGGCTTCGCAAGAACCCCTTGCATATAGTTCGTTTGAAAAGGCAATTTAACAAACTGAACtcgttatatacatatttgtataaaaatagagAAGGAAAAGCTGAGATTGTCTTACATTCCCTTTATTTATAGGGAATGTCTAGTATAGGAGATACTTTGATTGTATTTTTGCATGTTTTACTGTCATAAAAATGTCCACTCAAGAGAGGTGTCCATTAAGGCAGGCCTTACtgtttctatatttatttacgcaTGTCTAGAAAAGTTGGGTCAAAAGAAATAGTCGTCGACTTGATAAACTTAATAGAAAAATCTTTGCCTGCTGCTCAACTTCAAAAACTGGAcaggtgtgtgcgtgtgtgtgtgaggtcCCAAAAACAGGTgcgcagcggctgctgcttgctCCACTTGCACAAACAAAAcgatgaacaacaacaacagcaacatcaacacaGTTCGGTTGCCTACCCCCATCGACCACTACCACATCAATATCCaacactgcacacacacacacaaacttaCGTGCACGCACATGCTGATACAGAGCGTGAGCGATACCgatacacaaacacagacacacacacaccgcacacacacatagaaggCAACGACTAGAAAATGCGGGTCTGGGTCGTcatcgagacgagacgagacggcgAGCAATGAATGCAAGCACATAAAGAACGccaaaataagtttaaaactAACGACAGCCGAGTATGcgtgtgctagtgtgtgtatttgtgtgtgagaGCAGGCAGCATAACAAGTGCCCAGTAAAGTGTGTGAGAGCGAGCAAGGTGAATTTGCTTGCTATGCATGTATGGGTGAAttttgtatgcgtgtgtatcAGTGTGTGCGTATTTTGGAGCATGCAACTTTTCGTGCTTTTGGCAAAATGCGTTCGTTGGCTTCCCGGCATGCGAAAGCGAGACAGCGACAGTTAGAATGTGAATGTGGAATGGGAGGAGGGGGAGAAGGTGGGTGAAGGCAACAGACccgagagagtgagtgagtgaggtaaagttgttgttgggaCCGAAGCAAGTGCATATGCGTGTagttgcatgtgtgtgtgcgagtgtgtgccaGTGTGGTAAAAGGCAAACTTATGACATTTGCAAGTGTTAAAAGCAATGCCTACAACTAATTAGCGAAGTATTCAAAAGATTTCTTAAAGTAGTGTGTGTAGGTAAGAAAGTTCATTAACACAATTTAATATGCAtcaagcagcagcggcaaaagcCACAACGCCGCGCACTTCATTCATAATGACGCCAATACACGCAATAAGCCCCTTCCCCCTCCTTTAATATTACCACAAACTCCTACAAACACGCTTACACATACACGCCCACATCAGCCTGAGATATGGCAACCacaaatgtgtgtatatagaTAACGGCAACCCCGTCGCCCAAAACATAAAAACGTAGCCAAGCGACGACAAACTCAACGAAAACGTACaaaaagtagcagcagcagcagcagataaTAAAAGCAAGCGCCTAAGCATGGCGTCActgagacgacgacgacggcgtcGACGCTTCTGCTgcctaacaacaacaatataaaaaaaatacgccGCCCCTAACCGGACaatcgaaaagaaaaaacacggGTAAAAGCTGTAAAAATTGTCAATATAGAAAAGAAGCACAAAAAAGTCTACGCTAACAACAGCTTGCAAAATAATGTGCGCGAAGAAGCCGCTGACATCGACGTTGGCGTCGACAGCGGCAGAGGCTCTTTTAACGAGCCGAGTGACAAGCGCACACTAGTACGAAAACTCAACATACATTTACACACAAATGCACACGCGCgcgcatacatacacacgcatacatatatataacgACATGCACACGCGACGCAGACGCCGGCCGCAGCAGCGCAGACCGGTTGAGGTTAAATTGGATAGGGGAAGCAGCAGATGCGATTGGGTAAACGGGATGTGGAGCGGAGGGGAAGGGGGCAACTGGCTGGCTCGCCAAGGCATACATATTGAATTTTTCTTCGACGTAATGAAAATTTCAGCATGCTTGATGATGATGGGAAGTCTATgatacgtttttttttcttctcgtCTTTAACTTACCGCGCCGAAAGCAAAAAGTAGTAGAAAATCCGTTAATCTgcttgtcgatgttgttgtcgttgttgtggctgctgctatGGTGCTGCtgtgttggcgttggcgtccaGCCTCTTGGAATTTATGCTAATTTTCCAaaactcacactcgcactAACACAACCACACgtacgcactcacacacacacatacactgagAAGTgcacaaaaattgtataagaaatttcacttttttcaactgatttgttgttgttgttatattttaattaatttacttgcACATCCACTTcttgtacatgtgtgtgtatgttggtgtgtgtgtatatatacaattgcTTATGTACACGCGTCGTGTGCCTTTTAACACAAATACACTTGCACAGAACGCGCTGCCGCTGCTAGCGTcgctgacgctgctgctgcgtcgtcgtcgtcgctgcttttttgcttctgcttctgggTTGCCTTCTACGGCTTTCCAAATTACTTTTTTCTCGCTGGTTTTTTTACACGCGCACACTATTcgcgttttcttttcttgttgttatttatattgcacgttttgtttgtttgatttttgtatCAAAATGAATTGCTAGATAATTTGTTTACTATTCCCCGATTATGTTGTTGTGAAGAGAGCCTCgagacactcacacatgcatatttcTTCAAggcatatacacatacatacacacggACGTGGAACGGACGACGAAACGTTGTAGCGAAGAAACCGttgcaatttattgcattaCACCTGTAGTTGCACTCGCGTgtagcattttttattttacttgttgTATGCTccgcttgttgtttgtttgtaaacaaataatcgtaattgtaaaataattaaacggTGAAACGGTGATTTTGTCCGCTAACGTTTTTCAGCGCGTCCAACCCGCtcgatgttgtttttgtaaatgttgctgatacatttcaaaaatatcgCTACAGCATGACCGTCGATGACTATGCCAGAAAATAACTAGCGCCAAATAAGACCGCAAAAATATCGATAGATcgcattttaacataaaacaCTTCTGTTATGCGGTGTTGttttgtatgttatatatttgaatgtgGACACACTGGAAAATTAGCATATTTGTatgttaatttcaaattggttTAGTATAAGGctctaaattttaattttaataactatttacatacaaaatatattttgttttgttttcaaattacacaaatacttttgcatttaagtaatcaatttaataactAACTTTCTATTAGTAAGAGATCGCAAAATGTTATTACCATAAAGAAAATACTTACGGTTTTGGAAAAATAATTCTCATATTTGAATTGTACTTTATAAATGTGAATTATTTGAAGACACAATTTTaccttattattattgtcaatataattgcaattggaAATATGAGCACTTTTggaatattcaatattttacggtatattttttggttaatttgaaaatagtgCAAATGGTCACATTGACCACAAACTGATCTTCAATATGTTTGGGAGTGAAAAACAAGcgttaacaaaaattaaatgccgAATCAATATTTAAGCCTTGGTCAGTTGACCCAGATGCTGCAAATAGGCCTTACGACAGTCCATATCATCAGCTGGACGATTGTGAGGAGCCCAAACAGGTTCACCAATAAAATAACGACGGGTTCGGATGAAGTTCTGTGAAATAAAATTAGGTTCCAAAAATTAATACTTAACTATAATTGCAGTATGAATTTACGCACATTGGTGTCCAGTGTGAAACGGTGGTAGATGCCCGAGGGTATAATAATCATGTCACCTTTGACCACCTGAATGCGCAGCCAATTATCGTCGCCACTACCAATAATACTTTCATTAATCAACTTCCATTGATGGATTGGGAACTGGAATACTTACTCGCGCACATCAAAGTAGCCGGAGCCATCGAGTATTAAGCGGATTTCTTCGTCGGTGTGCAAGTGCTCGGTGTAAAAAGCCTTCAGCTTGTTGGCATAATCCGGCAAACATTGCTCCGAGCAAGTGATCTGTAAGCGAAGGCCAATTAGGTAAATATCTCAATGAAAATCCTTTGTCTATACCTCATCTTCATAGGTGTAGCCACGCGTAGCACGCAGCTCGTTCAATTGCTTGTCATTCAGATAGTCATCAGCATTG encodes the following:
- the LOC133845310 gene encoding acireductone dioxygenase, which gives rise to MVQIWFMDTDPSDQRLEHKRSPVEYLELENLYKKTGVEYFKINADDYLNDKQLNELRATRGYTYEDEITCSEQCLPDYANKLKAFYTEHLHTDEEIRLILDGSGYFDVRDGDDNWLRIQVVKGDMIIIPSGIYHRFTLDTNNFIRTRRYFIGEPVWAPHNRPADDMDCRKAYLQHLGQLTKA